AAAGCCTCCAATGGCCTCATAATCTTTCCTCAAACACCAAAACATCCCTGCACTCACGCCATGCCACAAAATATAGGGGGCCACCACCAACAGGCTGCAAAGTATCCCCGGTGATATTCTTTCCGGGACGATCTTAACCCCGCCACCGATATATTTTCCCGAATCGAGTTTTCTCAATACCTCCAGCAGCATATTAGAGGTCATTTGGCTGTCCGCATCTATGGTAACGATGATATCCCCTTTGCATGCCTCAGCCCCCTTGTTTCGAATACGGCTCAAATTTCGCGAGTCTTCAGTAATCACCCTTGCACCCAATTGGGCGGTAATCTCCCCGGTGTTATCCGTGCAACGGTTCATCACCACAACATGCTCAACCACTTCGGACACCTGTTTTGCAGCGGCTTTAACTGAGCATAGGCAGCTTTCTATCAAACGTTCTTCATTATAAGCCGGAGTGATTACTGAAATCATTTTCCTCCCTCCGAACGCCTGTTTTAGAGGGATTGCCCCTATCTCTCTTTTTTGTAATACTTTTAGTATTATTCAGACAGAGTTTTTGCACCAATCTTTTCATGGGCTTAAGATCGTTATCATGGTGGCGGAATCAATGTTGCCGCCACTGATTATGATTCCAACCCGGCCTTCTGCGATCACAGCGCGACTCAGCAATGCCGCCAACCCAAGAGCACCGGAAGGTTCAACGACCAGTTTCATGCGGTAAAACAGAAATTTGACCGCCTCTATAATATCTTCTTCGGAAACCGTTTTCATATCATCCACAAACTCCAACACCAGCGGAAATGTGATTCTACCTAACGAGGGCGTACGGGTTCCGTCAGCAATGGTCGGTGGATTCTTTACCCGGTGCAGCTTTTTGGTTTGGAAAGATTTGGTGGCATCGTCGGCCAGTTCCGGTTCGATACCGATTACCCGGCAATTCGGTGACATTCCCTTGGCCGCAATCGCCGAACCGCTCAACAGCCCACCTCCGCCACAGGGAACCAGCAACATATCAAGATTGCCGATCTCCTCGAACATCTCCAGCGCGGCAGTCCCCTGTCCTGCAATTACCTCCGCATGGTCATACGGCGGAATCATGGTATAGCCGTTACTGGCTTCAAGTTCTTTGGCAATATCCTCACGGCTTCCTTTGTCGGGATCGTACTCAACAAAAGTGGCCCCGTACTCCTTGGTGGCAGCCCGCTTGGTTGCAGGAGCGTCGTTCGGCATGACGATTGTGGTTTGAACATTCAGCATTTGACCGACCAAAGCCACTGCCTGGGCATGATTCCCTGAAGAATAAGTAACCACACCTCGCGCTTTCTCTGCTTTCGAAAGTTGAGAGATGCTGTTGAATGCCCCGCGAAACTTAAATGCCCCAATTTTTTGGAAATTCTCGCACTTGAAATACACTTTTGCCCCAACCAACCGGTTGAGTGTCCGGGAAGTCATAATCGGCGTTACATTGGCATAACCTTTCAATCTTTTTTTAGCGGCTTGAACTTGTTCAAACATAGTCTCTCCGGTTCATTTCAATGTCATGTATTAGGGTTTTTAATCAAATAAAGTCAAAACGAATCAATTCCACCGACCCATTCTGGTCAATGAGGTAAACCCAATCTTACTGTTCTGAAGAATTATATTATGGGTTAAGCGAAATTGAAAGGGTCATTTTGTGTGAGCAAACCATACTCTTCCGGCCTGCGATCTGATAGAATATGATTTCTTCGGGTAATCATTTTATCTCTGGCCAAATTCAGATCAACTTCCTTTACCCGGACCTCTTCTGCTGTCTGCGAAGCTTGAACAAGTACTTCGCCCTTGGGGTTCGCAATGGTGGAAAGGCCGGTAAACGATAGGTCGCGTTCAGTACCGATTCTGTTGGCGGTAACCACGTAAACGTGATTTAGTAAGGCATGGATGGGAATTGCTTTTTGAGCGAAACCGGGTAATACCAGGTTCGAGGGATGACAGATGATGTCGGCGCCTTTGAGAGCCAATATTCTCCAAACTTCAGGAAATATCCAATCAAAGCAAACCAGCAATCCGATTTTGCACAGCCCGAGGTTGAAAATCGGCAATCCCGCATCACCGGCCGCAAAATAATCCTTTTCATTCATGAATAAATGAAGTTTACGATATTTTCCCATATAGCCTTCCGGGCCAATAAGCACAGCTGAATTGAACAACAGGTTTTTAAATCTTTCATTAAAACCGGACACCATGTAAAAACCATATTGTTTGCATTTAGATTCCAAAAATCTTATAAACAAGCTATTGGCGATTTCTTCAGACCCTTCCCATGCCATCTCCCTTGATGCGAAATGATAACCG
This genomic stretch from Thermodesulfobacteriota bacterium harbors:
- a CDS encoding nitrilase-related carbon-nitrogen hydrolase, which codes for MKIGFIQFAPALCHVETTIRTIDRLIVQCKEADLVVLPELCNSGYHFASREMAWEGSEEIANSLFIRFLESKCKQYGFYMVSGFNERFKNLLFNSAVLIGPEGYMGKYRKLHLFMNEKDYFAAGDAGLPIFNLGLCKIGLLVCFDWIFPEVWRILALKGADIICHPSNLVLPGFAQKAIPIHALLNHVYVVTANRIGTERDLSFTGLSTIANPKGEVLVQASQTAEEVRVKEVDLNLARDKMITRRNHILSDRRPEEYGLLTQNDPFNFA
- a CDS encoding threo-3-hydroxy-L-aspartate ammonia-lyase, with translation MFEQVQAAKKRLKGYANVTPIMTSRTLNRLVGAKVYFKCENFQKIGAFKFRGAFNSISQLSKAEKARGVVTYSSGNHAQAVALVGQMLNVQTTIVMPNDAPATKRAATKEYGATFVEYDPDKGSREDIAKELEASNGYTMIPPYDHAEVIAGQGTAALEMFEEIGNLDMLLVPCGGGGLLSGSAIAAKGMSPNCRVIGIEPELADDATKSFQTKKLHRVKNPPTIADGTRTPSLGRITFPLVLEFVDDMKTVSEEDIIEAVKFLFYRMKLVVEPSGALGLAALLSRAVIAEGRVGIIISGGNIDSATMITILSP
- a CDS encoding glycosyltransferase, which translates into the protein MISVITPAYNEERLIESCLCSVKAAAKQVSEVVEHVVVMNRCTDNTGEITAQLGARVITEDSRNLSRIRNKGAEACKGDIIVTIDADSQMTSNMLLEVLRKLDSGKYIGGGVKIVPERISPGILCSLLVVAPYILWHGVSAGMFWCLRKDYEAIGGFDEELCCVEDLDFGKRLKRYGKRVGKRYGTIRKARIVTSCRKFDQFGDWYFVKNPMVVYRVFKRDPKQADQFYYDARSNTTERDTSVDG